From one Homo sapiens chromosome 2 genomic patch of type FIX, GRCh38.p14 PATCHES HG2275_PATCH genomic stretch:
- the C2orf92 gene encoding uncharacterized protein C2orf92 isoform X7 codes for MGGRAGGPGRRRLPTRRRCPPSPSLQPTRAPRGFLEGGPGGQSSLPPGPIDSRCPGLAARRGRGLRRLASQLRSSGKKWSRRCQDEIVLQVFSKVPYDPSFDETRTAVRSITKRDTQKSYSQQKSLNNAAFASGSNEREEHLAKIFDT; via the exons ATGGGCGGGCGGGCGGGAGGACCGGGACGGCGGCGGCTCCCGACGCGGCGCCGCTGCCCTCCCTCCCCGAGCCTGCAGCCTACGCGAGCCCCGCGGGGCTTTCTGGAGGGCGGGCCCGGCGGCCAATCATCGCTCCCACCTGGCCCGATTGACAGCAGGTGCCCGGGGCTGGCTGCGCGAAGGGGGCGGGGCCTCCGGAGGCTGGCCAGCCAATTGAGGTCGTCCGGAAAAAAGTGGTCGCGGCGTTGCCAAG ATGAAATTGTGCTCCAAGTGTTTTCCAAGGTTCCGTATGACCCATCATTTGATGAAACAAGAACAGCAGTCAGATCCATTACAaagagagacacacaaaaaa GCTATTCCCAACAGAAGAGCTTGAACAATGCTGCATTTGCATCAGGTTCAAATGAGCGAGAGGAACATTTGGCTAAAATATTTG ACACTTAA